The following is a genomic window from Stenotrophomonas maltophilia.
CTCAAGCGGAACTCCCATGCGGCGAAGACGGGGTAGTGCCGGCCACTGGCCGACAATGTGCGGGTCCTGCAGTGTCGCCGGGGCAGGGTAGGCACGCGGTGAACTCGCCGGCTTCCGCAGCGGCCCCGGTATCGGTCAGAATCCGCACATTCCCTCTCTTGGACGCCCCATGGCCGGTGCCAGCCTGTTTGCCCTGCTCGACGATATCGCTTCCCTGCTCGACGATGTCTCGGTGCTGACCAAGGTCGCTGCCAAGAAGACTGCGGGCGTGCTCGGCGACGACCTGGCGCTGAACGCGCAGCAGGTGACCGGCGTCAACGCCAATCGCGAGCTGCCGGTGGTATGGGCGGTGGCCAAGGGCTCGCTGGTGAACAAGGTGATCCTGGTACCGGCGGCGCTGGCGATCAGCGCGCTGGAGGCGTGGCTGCATGGCCGCGGCTGGAACGTGCCGCTGATCGTGCCGCTGATGATGATCGGCGGCGCGTTCCTGTGCTTCGAGGGCGTGGAGAAGCTGGCGCACCGCTTCCTGCATTCCTCCGACCACGATGCCCAGCGCCAGGCCGAGCGCCGCAAGGCGTTGGCGGATGCCGAGGTGGACATGGTGGCGTGGGAGAAGGACAAGGTGAAGGGCGCGATCCGCACCGACTTCATTCTTTCGGCCGAGATCATCGTGCTCACCCTGGGCGTGGTCGCCACTGCGCCGTTCACCAATCAAGTGGTCACGCTGGCGGTGGTCGCGCTGGCGATGACAGTGTTCGTGTATGGGCTGGTGGCGGGCATCGTCAAGCTCGACGACGTCGGCCTGTACCTGTCGCGCAAGGGCGGTGCCATCGCCGCGTTCGGTCGTGGCCTGGTTGCCTCGGCGCCGTGGTTGATGAAGTTCCTGTCGGTGGCCGGCACCATCGCCATGTTCCTGGTCGGCGGCGGCATCCTGGTGCACAACGTGCCGGCGCTGCACCACGCGGTGCAGGCGATGGGCGGCGAAGGGTCGTGGGGTTGGCTGATCAGTGCCGCGGCCAACATGGTGGTAGGCATCGTCGCCGGTGCCATCGTGCTGGCGGCGGTGACCGGGTTCCAGAAGCTGCGCGGGAAGTAACCTGTAGAGCCGAGCCCACGCTCGGCTGTTCTACGGCGCTCCGCGCCGCCGCTAGCGGCGGTTTCGTCGAGCTTGCTCGGCGGCTGTTTGCGGGGAAGAAAAGCAGTCGAACAAGCTCGACTCTACGCAAGGGTCATTCAACCCGCCTGCACCCGGTTCTTGCCCTGGCGCTTGGCCGCATACAGCGCATCATCGGCACGCCGCAGCAGCGCGTCGGCATCGTCGCCGGGCTGCCATTGCGCCAGGCCGGCACTGAAGTGCACCGGCACGCGCCGATCCTGTACGGTCAGCACGCGGTGCGCCAGCGAGCGCTGCAGGCGCTGTACGGTGGCCATGCTGTCGGCCCCCTGGGTTTCCGGCAGCACCAGCACGAACTCGTCGCCACCCAGCCGCGCGATGCCATCGGTGGCGCGCAGCAGCAGCTTGCAGACGCTCACCAGGTGCTGCAGCAGCGCATCGCCGCCGGCATGCCCGTGCGCGTCGTTGGTCTGGTGGAAATCATCCAGGTCGATCACCGCCACGCCCAGTGGTGAGTTGTTGCGCGCGGCGCGCGCCAGCTCGCGCTGCAGCAGTTCGTCCAGGCCGCGGCGGTTCAGCGCCTGGGTCAACGGATCGATGCGCGCCAGATCACCGGCCGCGCGCAGTTCCTTTTCCAGTTCGACAATGCGCTGTTCGGCACGCTCCACTTCCTGCCGTGCGTTGGCCAGATGATCGCGGGCCTGCGCCGCCTGCTGCTGCACCTTGCCGGTATCGCGCATCACCTCCTGCAGCAGCTGGTTGAGATCGGCGATGCTGCGTGCCTCGCGCAGCTGCAGCGCATAGCTGCCGATGCGGTCGTGATACTCGCCGGTGCTGGTGGCCATGCCATCCATGCGCTCGATGAACTCGCCCATCAAGCCGCGCATCGCCGCCTTCGAATCGTCGATGCCCTGGCGCAGCAGGCCCTGCTTGTAGATCACTTCGCGCAGCTCGGCGCGGGTGCGTTCGACCGCTTCGGCTTCCAGCGGACCATCCAGCAACTGGCGTACCGCCGCGATCTGGCCCTGCAGCCAGCTGCGGTCATCCAGCAGCTCGCTCACGTTCTCCAGCAGCAACGCGAACAGCTCCAGCAGCAGCGCCTGCTGCTCCTGCCAGCTCTCGGCGCGCACACCCACCTGGTGGCCGAGCTCGCGTACGCCCTGTTCGATCGGTTCCAGCGCCGTGCCCGGTTGCCACTGGCGCAGGCGCGTGGCCAGCGCCTGCGCCTGCTCGCGCAGGTCCGGGTCGTGCTGCAGCAGGGCGACGACCGCGCCGCCCAGCAGCAGCCGCAGCTGCTCGGACAGGCGCAGGCTTTCCGGTTGGCCGTCCGGCGAATGCTGCTCGATGGTGCGGATGTACTTGTCGATGAGCTGCCGCATCGCGCGCCCATAGCGCGGCCAATCGGCGCTGGCCTGTGCCGATTGCAGGCGGTCGCCCATGTCACCCAGTTCGCCGGGCAGGGTGGCCATGCCATTGGCGAACGCGGCCAGCAGCGGCTCCGGCGCATCGGCGCCGGCGAACAGCTGCTGCAGGGCCACGCCACCGCCGCCCTGCAGTACCACGCGGTCACCCCGCCCATCGTCGGCCACCGCGCGCACGCGTGCCGGCGGCCCAAGGGCGGTACCGGGTGCGGGGCGAGGGTCGGGCTGGTCCGTCATGGAGCGAATCCTGGGGTTGGCAGGGGCAGGTTCCAGCATATCGGCGCGGCCGCCGATCGCTTGAACGGCTAGGATGGGCGACAGGATGCCGCAGTGGAGGTGGTGATGCGCGTGATGTTGCTGGGGGCGACCGGCCTGGTCGGCGGGCTCACCCTTCCCAGGCTGCTGGAGGACCCGCGCTGCAGCGCCGTGGTGGCGCCCACCCGCCGCCCGTTGGGCGTAACCCACGGGAAGCTGGAGAACCCGGTGCTGGCCTTCGACGCGTTGCCCACCTCGCCCGAATGGGCGCGCGTAGACGCGGTCATCTGCGCGCTGGGCAGCACCATTGCCCAGGCCGGCAGCCGCGAGGCTTTCCACCGAATCGACCATGATTACCCGCTGGCGTTCGCACGGCTCGCACAGGCACAGGGGGCCAGTACCTATGTGCTGAATTCCGCGGCCGGCGCCAACCCGCAGTCGTCGATCTTCTACAGCCGGGTGAAGGGTGAGCTGGAGCGCGATCTGGCCACGCTGGGCTTTGATTCCCTGACCCTGGTTCGCCCGGGGCTGATCGGCGGCGAGCGCAGCGAGGTACGCCGTGGCGAGCGCCTCGCGTTGAAGGTGCTGGGCGTGCTGGGGCCGGTGCTGCCGCGTGCGTGTTGGATCAATCCGGCCACTGAAATCGCCAAGGCACTGATCGAGGCCGCGCTGGCACCGCAACCGGGTCAGCATGTGGTGGCATCGAGCGCGCTGGTCGGCTGATGTCGCGTGCGTTGCGCCTGGCCCAGCTTCAACAGCTGTTGCGCCGCCATCGGCGGCCGGTGGCGGGGCAGGTGCTGGCTGATGCGCTGGGCATCAGCCTGCGCACGTTGTACCGCGACATCGAAACCCTGCGCGCGCAGGGCGCCGACCTGCGCGGTGAGGCCGGCATCGGTTACCAGCTGGCGCCGAGCGACACCCTGCCGCCGATGACCCTGCCCCCGGCCGAGATCGACGCGCTGGTGCTGGGCCTGCGCTGGGTCGCGGCCCGTACCGAGCCGGCGTTGGCCGAAGCCGCACGCGATGCGCTGGCGCGTATCGCGCATGTGCTGCCTGCGGCGCGCCGCGAAGCGCTGCGTGACAGTGGTCTGCGCGTGGGGCCTTCACGCGTCGCGGCCAAGGTGCCGGCAACGCGACTGCAGGTGGTGCGCGAAGCGGTAAGTGCACAGCAACGGCTGCAGTTCGGCTACCAGGACGCGCAGGGCCAGCGCACCGAGCGCATCGTCTGGCCGTTCGCGCTGGCCTATTTCGATGAAGTGCCGATGCTGGCCGCGTGGTGCGAGGGTCGCGAGGATTTTCGCCACTTCAGACTGGACCGCATCCGCCAGGTGCGCGTGCTGGAGGATCGTTACCTTGTGCCGCGCGCTGCCTTGCTGCGGCGCTGGCAGAAGGCGCAGGGCATCGCCCCGGACTGGCTGGACCGGTCGTAGCGTCGGGCTTGTCCGCCTGCTTCCGCGCTTCGTTTCCTGCTGCTGGCGTGATGGGTTGGCAGCCTTTGCTCTTAGCTCTGGTAGAGGTCGAGCTTGCTCGACTGCCCTTGATCTTCGCGAACAGCTGTCGAGCAAGCTCGACATCTACCAAGGCAAGGACAACAGCTGTCGAGCAAGCTCGACGCTACTGACAGAAACTGTCAGCAGGGCCGTTCCATCATGAACGCTCCCAACCACGGAGCTTTCCCATGTTCATGCCCAGCACCCTGCTGCAATACGTGCGCGACGTTGCCGCCAGCGCCACCTTCTACAGAGGCATCCTCGGCACGCCACCGGTCGAGCAGTCGCCGGGCTTTGCCCTGTTCCTGCTTGGCGATGGCGCTGCCTTGGGCCTGTGGCAGCGTGACGACGTGCAACCGTCGGTGTCCGCACAGGCCGGCGCCGCCGAACTGGCGATGGTGGTGGCCAACCCTGATGCCGTGCAGCAGATGCACGACGCGTGGCGCGCCCTCGGTGTGCAGATCCTGCAGGCGCCGGTGACGCTGGAGTTTGGCCACACCTTCGTCGGTGCCGACCCGGATGGCCATCGCCTGCGTGTCTACAGCCGTGCCGAGGGAATGGTCGCCCGCGATTGATCGCATGCGTTCTGTAGAGCCGAGCCGATGCTCGGCTTGCGTTTCAGTAGATTCACGCCATGCGTGGATGAAGGTAAAAGGCAGCCGGGCACGGCTCGGCTCTACAGTAGAGCGCGCACAAAAAAACGCCGGGCATTGCCCGGCGTTTCCTGTGTTTCAGAGGGGGGGCCGATCAGCTGGCCAGCGCCAGGTCGTCCATCATCGCGCGCAGGAAGCGTGCGGCCTCGCCGCCCGTCGCCGCGCGGTGGTCGAAGGTGACCGACAGCGGGATCACCTTGTGCGCTTCCACGCCGCCCATCACCGGGGTCATCTGGTGGCGGGCACGGCCGGCACCGACGATGGCCACGCACGGCGGCACCACGACCGGGGTCGCGTAGCGGCCGGCGAACATGCCGAAGTTGGACAGCGAGATGGTGTAGCCGCTCAGTTCCGAGGCAGCGATCGAACGCGATTCGACCTGCTCGCGCAGGCGGTTCACGCCCTCGCGGATGCCACGCGCATCGAGCATGTCGGCATTGCGCAGCGCGGGCACGAACAGGCCATCGTCGGTGTCCACGGCGATGCCGATGTCCACCTGGGCGTGCAGGGTGCGGGTCAGCGCTTCACCGTCGAACCAGGCGTTCATCGCCGGCACCTTCTGCGCGGCCACCACGATCGAACGCACCAGGCGTGCGGTGACGTCGTTGCCCGGCAGCCAGGCATGGATGTCGGCGTCGTCGTTCAGCGTGGTCGGCACGACCTTGCTGTGCGCATCGGCCATGACGCGGGCCATATTGCGGCGCACGCCCTTCAGCGGCTCCGGCTGGCCCTTGGCGACCACGCCCGGCGGCTGGGTGCGCATCGGCTTGCCGGCGGCAGACAGCGGGGTGCGGGCTTCGCTCTGCACCGGGGCAGACACCTGCGCCGGGGCCGGGGCGGCATACGCGGCGGCAGCGACCGGCGCTGGCGCAGCGCCGAGCTTGGCGGTGCCGTTGGCGGCGGCCTGCTTGACGTCGGCCATGGTCACCGCGCCATCGGTGCCGGTGGCAGGCACGCGGCTCAGGTCCACGCCCAGCTTGCGCGCCATCGCACGCACGGCCGGCACGGCCTTGACGCCGCCGACGGCCAGCGCCTGCTCGGCGTGCACGGCGTTGGAGCTCTGCATCGCGCCAACCACGGTGCCGGCGTCATCACGCTCGGCGGCAACCGGCTTGGCTTCTGCGGCAGCCACCGGGGCGGCAGCGGTCGGCAGCGGCGGCGGAGTCGGTGCGGTGGCCGGCGCGGCATGGCCGTGGCTGTGGCCGGTGTCCTGGCCATCAGCGCGCTGCGGCAGGTTCGGGTCCAGTTCGAAGCTGGCCAGCACCGAGCCGGTCGGGATGATGTCGCCGGCGCCGCCGGACAGCTTCAGCACCTTGCCGGAGAACGGCGAGGGCACTTCGACGACGGCCTTGGCGGTCTCCATCGAGACCAGCGGCTCGTCCAGCTTGATCACATCGCCTTCCTTGACGAACCACTCGACGATGGTCGCGTCCGGCAGGCCTTCGCCCAGGTCGGGCAGGTTGAAGTTCTTGGTCTGGCTCATTTGCAGTTCTCTTCCAGCAGTTCCAGTTCGCGGGCCGGCAGCCAGCCCGTCGCGCCATTGGCGCGCTCGGACCACCACCACCCACCGTGTTCGTGATGAAGCTTCACCATCTCGCCACTTTCCACATCCAGCTCGCGGGCGTCGTAGTCGCACAGGGCTTCGGCGCGACCCTCGTCCAGCAGCTGCAGCCAGGCGATGGGCGCCCATCCAGCGCGCCCATCGTTGGTGCGTACCCAGGCAAACGCCGGCCATTCCTCGTCACGTACACCGACTTCGACGATCTGGCCGGCGCGGAACCGGAGCGGGTTGGGATACTGGCTGCGGTAAGCCCCCAGAAGGCGGGCCCGCATGTCAGCCGGCCGCCACCGCGCGCTTGGCCGCCGCCACGATCCGCTCAACGCTCGGCAGGTACTTCATTTCCAGGCGGAACAGCGGAATGTGGGTGTCGTAGCCAGTGACGCGCTCGACCGGGGCCAGCAGGTCGTAGATCGATTCCTCAGCCAGGCGCGCGGCGATCTCGGCGCCGAAGCCCGCGGTCTTCGGGGCCTCCTGCACGATCACGCAGCGGCCGGTCTTGGCCACCGATTCGGCGATGGTGGCGAAGTCCAGCGGACGCAGCGTGGCCACGTCGATGACTTCGGCACTGATGCCTTCGCCGGCCAGCTTGTCGGCCGCTTCCAGCGCTTCCTTCACCTGCGCGCCCCAGGTCACCAGGGTCACGTCGGTGCCGTCGC
Proteins encoded in this region:
- a CDS encoding SH3 domain-containing protein translates to MRARLLGAYRSQYPNPLRFRAGQIVEVGVRDEEWPAFAWVRTNDGRAGWAPIAWLQLLDEGRAEALCDYDARELDVESGEMVKLHHEHGGWWWSERANGATGWLPARELELLEENCK
- a CDS encoding DUF808 domain-containing protein, which produces MAGASLFALLDDIASLLDDVSVLTKVAAKKTAGVLGDDLALNAQQVTGVNANRELPVVWAVAKGSLVNKVILVPAALAISALEAWLHGRGWNVPLIVPLMMIGGAFLCFEGVEKLAHRFLHSSDHDAQRQAERRKALADAEVDMVAWEKDKVKGAIRTDFILSAEIIVLTLGVVATAPFTNQVVTLAVVALAMTVFVYGLVAGIVKLDDVGLYLSRKGGAIAAFGRGLVASAPWLMKFLSVAGTIAMFLVGGGILVHNVPALHHAVQAMGGEGSWGWLISAAANMVVGIVAGAIVLAAVTGFQKLRGK
- a CDS encoding VOC family protein, with protein sequence MFMPSTLLQYVRDVAASATFYRGILGTPPVEQSPGFALFLLGDGAALGLWQRDDVQPSVSAQAGAAELAMVVANPDAVQQMHDAWRALGVQILQAPVTLEFGHTFVGADPDGHRLRVYSRAEGMVARD
- a CDS encoding helix-turn-helix transcriptional regulator, with the translated sequence MSRALRLAQLQQLLRRHRRPVAGQVLADALGISLRTLYRDIETLRAQGADLRGEAGIGYQLAPSDTLPPMTLPPAEIDALVLGLRWVAARTEPALAEAARDALARIAHVLPAARREALRDSGLRVGPSRVAAKVPATRLQVVREAVSAQQRLQFGYQDAQGQRTERIVWPFALAYFDEVPMLAAWCEGREDFRHFRLDRIRQVRVLEDRYLVPRAALLRRWQKAQGIAPDWLDRS
- a CDS encoding GGDEF domain-containing protein; translated protein: MTDQPDPRPAPGTALGPPARVRAVADDGRGDRVVLQGGGGVALQQLFAGADAPEPLLAAFANGMATLPGELGDMGDRLQSAQASADWPRYGRAMRQLIDKYIRTIEQHSPDGQPESLRLSEQLRLLLGGAVVALLQHDPDLREQAQALATRLRQWQPGTALEPIEQGVRELGHQVGVRAESWQEQQALLLELFALLLENVSELLDDRSWLQGQIAAVRQLLDGPLEAEAVERTRAELREVIYKQGLLRQGIDDSKAAMRGLMGEFIERMDGMATSTGEYHDRIGSYALQLREARSIADLNQLLQEVMRDTGKVQQQAAQARDHLANARQEVERAEQRIVELEKELRAAGDLARIDPLTQALNRRGLDELLQRELARAARNNSPLGVAVIDLDDFHQTNDAHGHAGGDALLQHLVSVCKLLLRATDGIARLGGDEFVLVLPETQGADSMATVQRLQRSLAHRVLTVQDRRVPVHFSAGLAQWQPGDDADALLRRADDALYAAKRQGKNRVQAG
- a CDS encoding NAD-dependent dehydratase encodes the protein MRVMLLGATGLVGGLTLPRLLEDPRCSAVVAPTRRPLGVTHGKLENPVLAFDALPTSPEWARVDAVICALGSTIAQAGSREAFHRIDHDYPLAFARLAQAQGASTYVLNSAAGANPQSSIFYSRVKGELERDLATLGFDSLTLVRPGLIGGERSEVRRGERLALKVLGVLGPVLPRACWINPATEIAKALIEAALAPQPGQHVVASSALVG
- a CDS encoding dihydrolipoamide acetyltransferase family protein, whose product is MSQTKNFNLPDLGEGLPDATIVEWFVKEGDVIKLDEPLVSMETAKAVVEVPSPFSGKVLKLSGGAGDIIPTGSVLASFELDPNLPQRADGQDTGHSHGHAAPATAPTPPPLPTAAAPVAAAEAKPVAAERDDAGTVVGAMQSSNAVHAEQALAVGGVKAVPAVRAMARKLGVDLSRVPATGTDGAVTMADVKQAAANGTAKLGAAPAPVAAAAYAAPAPAQVSAPVQSEARTPLSAAGKPMRTQPPGVVAKGQPEPLKGVRRNMARVMADAHSKVVPTTLNDDADIHAWLPGNDVTARLVRSIVVAAQKVPAMNAWFDGEALTRTLHAQVDIGIAVDTDDGLFVPALRNADMLDARGIREGVNRLREQVESRSIAASELSGYTISLSNFGMFAGRYATPVVVPPCVAIVGAGRARHQMTPVMGGVEAHKVIPLSVTFDHRAATGGEAARFLRAMMDDLALAS